Within Candidatus Dojkabacteria bacterium, the genomic segment CAAATGGCATAACTTATATGTGTACAGATATTGGAGCCGGTAGCTTCTTATATTGGTGGAAAGCTGTTGTGCCTGCTGGTGAGAGATGTCCTGATGGAAATGAGTGTATATGTGTAACTAGAGGCGGTGATGGTTCGATCGAACATTACTCTGGTGACCACAATTGCAATTCTTTAGCGCAGCCTGCTGGATCGCTTACTCCGATAGGTAACAACCAGCAGTGTCCCGCGGACAGCAACGGATGCTTCTGTGATACTCAAAATGGATACATATATCCTGGCTCATGGTGTGGATATGCCGTCTCATGTGACGCCAATAACGTCGGAAGCGTGTGTAATAACGATGGCACAACATGTGAATTCACTGAAGGACAAACGGCTACATATACTACGTTAGGTGGAGATACCAAGACTATGCCGTGGGATGAATGTCAAAATACCCCTGAGTGTATCAACGGCTATCCACAAGTTCGTTCAGGTGAATATACATGCACTGGTCCGACAGCTTCATCTTTGGACAACGGGTCTGACCTCATCTCAGAAGCTAGCACAGCTGTGCTTGGTGCGGGAACGGGTAGGTCGGTCAAAGTGTCTCCTCAAAACAACGCTGTAGCTATAGATGATAGTGGAATATATTGTACCGCTGTCGATGCTCAGGAGTACTGCTTCGAATTAACCGATGCAGCAGAAAATATCCTTTACGCTGATCTAAACGGTAATAATACCTACGAAGAAGGTACTGATTTACTGGTCTCTCAGGATGGTAGAGAGCTTGAGCTCCAACAGCAAAATACCACCTTCGACTACCAGATGGTGAAAGGATTCAATTTCGTCTCGTTCCCATTTGTTAACGCAAGCTATATGGCTACAGCTTCTGATCTACTGACCTATCTGAATTCCGAATATAGCAATGGTTTCTACTCCATCGCGAAATTTGAAGCCGGTCGTTGGAGAATTGTTGGGAATAGAGAAGGCGACAACTATGGCTCAGAGGACTTCCCATTGGTTCCAGGAGAGGGATACCTGTTTAAAGCCAATCTTGACATCTTAATTTCATTAAGTGGTCAGCGAATTACAGAGCCAGTCCCAGTGTATATAGCAACAGGCTGGAACCTAATCGGTGTTAATAGCGGTAGCGATGAATCCAAATACACAGCTGAAAGCCTAATTGACGACGTTAACTCAACCGAGGGACTCACCGCAGTGAACCTATCGCGCTGGTCAACCAGCAAAGCCCGCTACGAAGGCCTACAGAAAGAAGATGTTGATGGCACTGCACAGGTTTATGGTTTCGACTTCCCGGTCGACAACCGTAGCTCATACTTCTTGAGAATCGTTGAAGGTGAGGGACTTTGGACACCCGACGCACAATAGATTAAAATCAAGGTAGAAATAAATTATTTACATGATTAGTTAAATGTTAAATCAGATTCCCGCAGAATTTTGGATGGTTATTATCTCAGTCCTGACACTGTTCCTGGTATTTATCATGTACCAAATTGCCAACCTGTTGAAGGAAAGCACCAAGACTATGGCCGAGACAACCAAAGTTGTTACAGAGCTCCAGGATACAGTGAAGAAAGCCAATCTAGTGCTAGAGGATGCAGCAGAAGTTGTCTCAATGACAAAAACCACTGTCGAAGAGGTACAGGATAACGTGGTGACTCCAGTCATTAAGATAGCTTCGATCATCGGTATGGTCTCAGATATTGTAGATAGCTTCACTGGCGGGTTCAAGGGCACCAAGGAGTAGCCATATCTTGCGCTGTGAGTATCCTACACGAGTAGACAATTTCTGCTCTGTTTCCTATTATAAAAGCAGAAATGTACATCACACCTAGGCAGAAAAAAAGGTATATATTCAGATTCACACTTGTCGCTTTAGCCATTCCGCTAGTGGTTTTGGCCATCTATGCTGGTGTCCAATGGTTTTCAAGCGCTGACACCGAAGCAACTCCCGAGGATGTAGTTATCAGCAACCTCACTACCAGCGCTGTCACATTGAGCTGGACCACGACGGTGGATGCTAGCTCCAGCGTGAAGATGGTCGAAAGCGGAGATGTCTTCACCGATCCGCGAGGTGCAAGCTCAAGAAGGACCCATTTTGTTGAAGTCACTGGGCTCGAGCCAGAGACAGAGTATGAGTTCAAAATCACTTCAAATGGCCAGGATTATACCGCAGAGGGTGGAGCTGCATTTAGATTTACCACTGCCCCAGTGAGCGATGAGGCCTCAGTGCCCTTCCCAGCATATGGGACAATAGAGGGTGCGAATGGAGATGATGCACTTATTTTCTTCGTGGTTGCTGGTGCCACTCAATCTCTGCCGGTCTCAGCAGTGCCGCAATCAACAGGGAACTGGATCTTGGATCTATCTTCAGTCCGATCACTGGATGGTACTTCATTAATACAGGTCAGCAGCGATAGCTCTGTTGAGCTTCTGGCAATCGGGCATGACGGGATGGGCTCGAGAGTCACAGGAAAATTTAGCGATCTTTTCGACGAAGAGGGGATGCTTATTGCGGAATTTTCTCTTCAGTCCGATACCGATGTGATGGCCTACCTACCTGGCGCGTCAAAGATTACGACGATTATTGCTGAGCAGCCACCAGGAGAGGAACCACCACCGTCTGAAGAACCACCACCATCTGAAGAGCCGCCTCCATCTGAAGAACCACCACCATCTGAAGAGCCACCTCCTGCTGAGGAGCCGCCACCATCTAACGACTTTGACCCTGCATCAAGACAGTTCCTGATTCGCGCCGATATCGTGTGGGTTGATATGGTTGAGATAACAGGCGATGGTGCTGCTCCAGTAGTTGTGACCGGTGAGCAGTCGGTACAGCTTGTTGCACGAAATGACACCAGCTTCTCTGTCGTATGGCTTACAGAAGATGAGGTCCCGGGCTATGTAAGCTATGGAGAGGATGAAGATGATCTGATCGAAGAGGCGATCGACATTCGCGACACCTTGGTATCGCGCGGAGATTACAGATCACACCTAGTCGAGATATCTGGTCTTACCCCTGAGACCATATACTACTTTGAGATACATTCGGGCGACGAGACATACTCGTTGAACGGAGAGCCATATCAACTAGAAACATTTGACACAGTGGTCACTCCACCACCATTTAGTACAGCCCAAGGCACAGTATCTGGCTTAGAGAGTTATGACGATGTTGTGGTGCTTGTGCAGCTAAATGATGTTGATGGCGCAGGTACTGCAGGTGCATCACAGCTTGGAGCTGTAGTCCCTGATGAGAATGGTGCTTGGATCGCAAGCATCGGCGACCTACGAAGCGAAAGTGGCACTGAGTACTATGTGTTAGGCGATACAGATGAGGTTACAGCTGAATTGGTTGTATACGCTAATTCTGAGCCAGTCACGATTACAGGTGATGAGATTGAGGATAGTGAGCTAGCCTTGACTGCCGATCCGCCTACAGAGGGTGGGAGCAGCTACCAGCGAATAGCCTTGCTAAATGATTATGGGGTCTCATCGACCTATGCGGAGTCTCCAACAAGTGGCGTAGGGGGTGGTGGCCCTGCC encodes:
- a CDS encoding DUF948 domain-containing protein; this translates as MLNQIPAEFWMVIISVLTLFLVFIMYQIANLLKESTKTMAETTKVVTELQDTVKKANLVLEDAAEVVSMTKTTVEEVQDNVVTPVIKIASIIGMVSDIVDSFTGGFKGTKE
- a CDS encoding fibronectin type III domain-containing protein, with amino-acid sequence MYITPRQKKRYIFRFTLVALAIPLVVLAIYAGVQWFSSADTEATPEDVVISNLTTSAVTLSWTTTVDASSSVKMVESGDVFTDPRGASSRRTHFVEVTGLEPETEYEFKITSNGQDYTAEGGAAFRFTTAPVSDEASVPFPAYGTIEGANGDDALIFFVVAGATQSLPVSAVPQSTGNWILDLSSVRSLDGTSLIQVSSDSSVELLAIGHDGMGSRVTGKFSDLFDEEGMLIAEFSLQSDTDVMAYLPGASKITTIIAEQPPGEEPPPSEEPPPSEEPPPSEEPPPSEEPPPAEEPPPSNDFDPASRQFLIRADIVWVDMVEITGDGAAPVVVTGEQSVQLVARNDTSFSVVWLTEDEVPGYVSYGEDEDDLIEEAIDIRDTLVSRGDYRSHLVEISGLTPETIYYFEIHSGDETYSLNGEPYQLETFDTVVTPPPFSTAQGTVSGLESYDDVVVLVQLNDVDGAGTAGASQLGAVVPDENGAWIASIGDLRSESGTEYYVLGDTDEVTAELVVYANSEPVTITGDEIEDSELALTADPPTEGGSSYQRIALLNDYGVSSTYAESPTSGVGGGGPADVDTGSEITTPKTGIEDNLVVASAVGGGLLTVGAATLLVAYSGRGKKKGVNKGSLTSRVS